DNA sequence from the Actinomycetes bacterium genome:
GGTTCTTAGATTATGCTGCCAGTGAAGCATCCATAAATCTTGAAATCATATCCGGACAGCAGGAAGCTTTTCTAAGCTACAGCGGGGCTACGGCTGACCTGGACAAAACCAAAATTTTTAAAAATTATAACCATAATTCTAATGATTATTTAGTAATGGATATTGGCGGGGGAAGCACCGAGCTTGTTGTCGGCAGCGGCAGCGATCCTATTATGGATATCAGCATGGATATGGGTTGTGTGAGCCTTAAGGAAAAATTTGGTAATGATTACCGGCATATGGAAAACTATGTGCAGGAGTTTGTTGAAGAAAATCTTAAATCCTGGCCGGGCAGGGTTTTTAAGGCTGCTTTAGGACTGGCGGGAACCATTACCACTCTGGCTGGCATAGATATGGGATTAGAGGTATATGACCGGGAAAAAGTTCATCATCATATGCTTACCTATGACAGGATAGAGGATATAAATTCCAGACTACAGAAGATGAATTTAAGTCAGAGAAAGAAGCTTAAAGGTCTCCATCCTAAAAGGGCTGATATTATAGTGGCGGGAGCCTGTATCCTGGTAAGGATAATGGACTTTTTGGGTTTGGATTATGTGGTAGTTAGTGAGTCTGACATTTTGGATGGAATTATTTACAGTATTGTTGATTTCTGATAGAATATTCTAACTTAAATGCCCGAGTGGCGGAATTGGTAGACGCAACGGACTTAAAATCCGTTGAGGTTTTTCCTCGTGCCAGTTCGATTCTGGCCTCGGGCACCAACATATTTTATGGGCTCTCCACCAACAACGGGGGAACCCGTTCTCTAGCAGCATAACGCTCTCACTCTCAACCTGTAGTTTTCAAAGTTTCTAAACCCATATGCACGCCTGGATATCATCTCCGTTATTAATATATCAATTATGGTCCGAATCCTCCCCCCAGCAAGACACATCAATTTTATTTTTTTATATTTTAGTTTTAAGACTAATTTCCAATATTTCTTGAAATAAGTATAAAATTTTTATAATATTTTTAGTAATCTTGTATTTTTATCTTCCATACACATAAAAAAGGATAGTATGAAAAAATATAGTATGGGATTTTTACAACCAGAGGATATAAAGAAATTTAGAAGAGCAAAAGATGTGGATAATTTGATTAAAATCCTTCAAAATCCATCTAAAGACACAAATACAGAAAAAATAGATATAAAATCAACACTAGGAAAATTAAAAAGCGATAGCACTATCCGTAAGATCAATGCTGCCCAAGCACTTGGAGAATTAGGTGACAGAAAAGCGGTACCTTCACTAATAGTTGCTTTGGAGGATAAGAGTTGGTCAGTAAAAGAAAGTGCTGCCGAGGCGCTGGGAAAGATTGGGGATACCGGGGCAATAATGCCTCTGCTCGAAGTATCTAAAGATAAACATCATAAAGTAAAATTATCTGCCAAAAAGGCTTTACAAGATATTGGGATTGACAAAGCACCATATTTTTTAAAATACCTTTTGAAAAATGAAGATAAAACTATCAGGAAATGGGCAATAGATACAGTTTTAGAGACCAGAGATAAAAGAGCTACTAAACCACTTATCGATCTATTAAATGAAGAAAAGTACACCTATAAAATTGAAGTTATAAAAGCACTTGGAATCATTGGAGATAAAATAGCTACTGATCCCTTAATAAATATTGTAAAGGAATCCGAAAAACGTACTAAATTAGCTGCATTAGAAGCTCTTCATAATATAAATGATGAAAAGACAGTAGATATATTTATCGAATCTTTAGATGATAAAGATAAGGAAATCAGAATAGAAGCTTTAAAAGCTCTTGGAGACTTAAAAGATAAAAACACGGTTGAAAAAATAATTAAGATGACACTAGATGAAGACAAGGAAGTTAGAGCACAGGCAATTAGAGCTCTAGGGGAATTAAAAGATGATAAGGCTATCAAACCTTTGCTAGAAGCCTTAAGGGACAAAAGGGATAAATTTATAAGAAAAGCAGCTATAGAAGCACTTGGAAAGATTAAAGACAACAGGGCTCTTAAACCGATTATTAAAGCCTTAAAAGATAAAGATTATTTCATTAGGCAATCAGGAGTAGTAGCTCTTGGTAGGATTGGTGATCCTAGAGCTGTAAAGCCACTTATTAATCTGCTAAATGACAAGGAAAGACAAGTAAGGTTAAAGGCAGTCCAGGCTCTTGGTAGCATTGGGGATAGAAGGGCCATTGATTCTCTTTATTTGGCTTTACAAAATTATAGCATTGGTATAACTGAAGCCAGAATTGAAATAGTCAAAGCTTTAGGAAATATAAAAGAAAAGGAAACATTAGATATTTTACAAAAAATATTTGCTAAAAACATAAATAGTGGAAGCGGGGAATTCAAAAATGAAATTTTAGAATCCCTTCGAAAAGTTAGGATGGCTATAAATAAAAAATAATAACTATACCTATATTAAGAATTATGAGTAAAAAAATAATTATAATCTTCGTTACTTTAATAATTTTTTTTATTATTCTACCTTCCTGCGGTAAAGACCTACCAAAAGATGAAATAAATATAGATTCCTTGATTGAAGCTATTAAGTTAAATAATATGGAAAAAGTAGAAAGACTTATAAAATTGGGTATTGATGTCAATTCAGATTTAGGTGATGGCCTTACCCCATTAATGATGGCTTCAGCTAATGGGCAGAATGATATAGTACAAATATTGTTAGAAAATGGTGCAGATGCAAATGCAAAGGGGAAAGAAGGAGTTACTGCTCTTATGCTTGCTGCTATATATAATCGGACTTGTGTAGCTGATACACTTATAAATAATGGAGCCGATGTTAATGCTGTAAGGGATAATGGTAGTACTGCTCTGATGGCATCTTTAGCAATTTTTAAGTCAACCTATTTTGTAGAATTACTGCTATCTAATGGAGCGGATATTAATATAAAAGATGATATGGGTAAGACCGCTATAGATATCGCTTCCGATAGGGGAAATTCTGACATATTAAATATACTCAAAGCTGTAAAAGAGGGCTCTTACTCTCAAAACAAAGAAGAAAAGGCAATTGTTTGCATAAATTATCCACCTGAGGTTAAAAGAAATAGTGATAATCGGTGGGAATGGGAAATAATATTTGAGGAAACTGGTGGCAAGATCGGATATGCCCTTAATGGCGAGGGATATATAATGGATGCAGAAGGAGAAAAATGGGTTACTGAAGGTAAAACACAGATCAATAGAGGAAAAGTTACCATTGCTCCTGGCTCAAAAGCTTCAGACAGTTA
Encoded proteins:
- a CDS encoding Ppx/GppA family phosphatase, whose amino-acid sequence is MIAAAIDVGTNSTRILIAETGSGKINTIYRTMEITRIGKNLDKTKMISKTSAARTVRVLKEYKQFMEDYGVQNYRAVGTRALRMANNRQWFLDYAASEASINLEIISGQQEAFLSYSGATADLDKTKIFKNYNHNSNDYLVMDIGGGSTELVVGSGSDPIMDISMDMGCVSLKEKFGNDYRHMENYVQEFVEENLKSWPGRVFKAALGLAGTITTLAGIDMGLEVYDREKVHHHMLTYDRIEDINSRLQKMNLSQRKKLKGLHPKRADIIVAGACILVRIMDFLGLDYVVVSESDILDGIIYSIVDF
- a CDS encoding HEAT repeat domain-containing protein produces the protein MKKYSMGFLQPEDIKKFRRAKDVDNLIKILQNPSKDTNTEKIDIKSTLGKLKSDSTIRKINAAQALGELGDRKAVPSLIVALEDKSWSVKESAAEALGKIGDTGAIMPLLEVSKDKHHKVKLSAKKALQDIGIDKAPYFLKYLLKNEDKTIRKWAIDTVLETRDKRATKPLIDLLNEEKYTYKIEVIKALGIIGDKIATDPLINIVKESEKRTKLAALEALHNINDEKTVDIFIESLDDKDKEIRIEALKALGDLKDKNTVEKIIKMTLDEDKEVRAQAIRALGELKDDKAIKPLLEALRDKRDKFIRKAAIEALGKIKDNRALKPIIKALKDKDYFIRQSGVVALGRIGDPRAVKPLINLLNDKERQVRLKAVQALGSIGDRRAIDSLYLALQNYSIGITEARIEIVKALGNIKEKETLDILQKIFAKNINSGSGEFKNEILESLRKVRMAINKK
- a CDS encoding ankyrin repeat domain-containing protein, yielding MSKKIIIIFVTLIIFFIILPSCGKDLPKDEINIDSLIEAIKLNNMEKVERLIKLGIDVNSDLGDGLTPLMMASANGQNDIVQILLENGADANAKGKEGVTALMLAAIYNRTCVADTLINNGADVNAVRDNGSTALMASLAIFKSTYFVELLLSNGADINIKDDMGKTAIDIASDRGNSDILNILKAVKEGSYSQNKEEKAIVCINYPPEVKRNSDNRWEWEIIFEETGGKIGYALNGEGYIMDAEGEKWVTEGKTQINRGKVTIAPGSKASDSYWLKSDNLTDGNAYFYWTGEDERGNLIEIYELVHLRP